The following DNA comes from Candidatus Zixiibacteriota bacterium.
CTGAGGCTACCATCACCGGCGGCGCTCCCGTGGCAGGCAGTACAGGTACTTTCGCCGGGGGCGCCGGTCAGGGCATCCAGTGGTCCACTGGAGTAACTGGCGACCATCACCGGAACAAAAGTCACGCCGCATATAATCAATCCTCCCGAAAGCAAGACAGCCATGCGTCGGCTCATAATGATTCCTATTTAAATTCTGGTTTTCAATTAAGTTGTGAGGCGGTGTCGGGGCTGCTTCTGCTCGTGGAGTTAGCCATACGGCAAAACAGCTTTTGTACTGTAACAGCATGAAGGGACTGTAAGTTCACAACCGGAACAAAAAAATGGGCTGAGATGCTCCAGTATTCGAAAAATTTTGCAGTTCCGGAGGCTCCGCGGGGAGAAGAGGGCTAGGGCAGTCTTGACTTTTCGCTCCAGATTGACGAAATTAAGGCGGTTTTGCAAGTAGTTGTCTGAAGGAGAAGATAAAAAGATGATAGACAAAACGACCGACCCCCAGGAGGCGATAAGGATCGCCATACAGCGGGAGCAGGAAGCGTACGATTTCTACCATGAGCATGCCCGTCTTTTTGAAAACGAGGCGACCCGGGAGATGTTCGAGTTTCTCGCCAAAGAAGAGCTGAAACATAAGGCGCGCCTTCAGGAAGAACTTGACAAGAATTACCTGTATGAAATGTGAGATGTTCTTTAGAAGCAGATTGAGGAGATGATATGGCACCGGTAAATCCCGATATACTTCAAGCGCTGACCGCCGGTATTCAATCGGAGGTGGCGACCTATGTTTTTTATTTGGAGGCGGCCAGGCATGCCCGTGGCGCCGACATCAGGGAGACCCTGGAGCAGCTTGCCGGCGAAGAGAAAGCGCATTTTCAGATTCTGGAGAGGCAGTATGATTCGCTGGTTCGCTCCGAGAAATGGATATCGACAGCCGACATACTGAAGAAGGAGGGACTTCCGGAGATAAATGAAGAGATGGCGGCGCCGCACCGGGAACTGGTGGCGCAAGTGCGGAAGATGAACTCGCGCAAAGAAATCCTGCAAATGGCATTGCAGCTGGAGATAGATTCGCGCGACCTGTTTAAAGGGGCGGCGTCATCGACCCCGGCCAAAGAGGCGCAGGAGATTTTCCAGCAGTTGGCGCGCTTTGAAGAGGGGCATGTCAAACTGATAAACTCTCTTCTGGCGCAGTCCTGAAGTAAAGTTGAATTGAAAAGTCAGATAAGGCGCCATCGGCGCCTTATTTTTTATTTGCGGGGCGCTATCAGTTGCAATTAATTCCACCCATGCGGAAAAAACATCTCACCTGGGTTGAAATCAACGCCCGTAAACTCTCCGGAAATATCAGTACCATTCGTAAACTTGCCGGTAAACGACTGGTGGCGGCGGCTGTGAAGGCGAATGGTTACGGGCATGGGTTGGAGCTGATGGTGGACCTTCTCCGGCAAGAGAAAATCGAATACCTGGCGGTTCATTCGCGGGAAGAGGCGGAACGGGCGCGCCATCGGGGGTGGAAAAGAAAAATTCTGGTGGTCGGTTATATTCCGCTGGCGGACTTGGAGGTAGTGCCGGAACTGGGGCTGGAATTGACGGTCTATAATATAGAGACCGTTAATCGTCTGGGCAAACTGACGGAAAAAGCGGGCAAAAAGGCGGAGATACACCTGAAGGTCGAGACCGGCACAAATCGCCAGGGAGTGGAGCCGGAAAATATTGAGAAGATAATCGCCGCCATAAGAAAATCTCCGCATCTTCATCTCAAAGGGGTTTCCACCCATTTCGCCAATATAGAAGATACCACCGACCATACCTACGCCAACTATCAACTTGCCGAGTTCAATAAGATAGTAACCAAGATAAATTCGCTGGGACTGAAACCGCCGCTTCGTCACACCGCCTGCTCGGCGGCGTTGCTTCTGTTTGAAAACACCAAGTTCGAGCTGGTCCGTCCCGGTATCGCGCTCTACGGGCACTGGCCCTCCAAAGAGACCTACCTTTCCTATCGCCTTGCCGGCGGTTCCAACAGCATTTTGTCGCCGCTTTTGACCTGGAAAACGAGGGTGATACAGGTCAAAAATGTGCCGGCGGATGCCTTTGTCGGATATGGGTGCACCTATCGGACAACGGCGCCGACCAGACTGGCGATTCTTCCGGTCGGCTACTTTGACGGATATGACCGGGGGCTCTCCAATCTGGCGTATGTTCTTATAAAAGGGAAACGGGCGCCGGTGCGGGGAAGAATCTGCATGAATCTTATGATGGCCGATATCACCGATATTGAAGGGGTGAAACTGGAAGAAGAAGCGGTTCTTCTGGGGGAGGATGGCAAAGAGAAAATCACCGCGGAACAGATGGCGGCATGGGCAGGCACGGTCAATTATGAAATCTTGAGCCGAATTAATGGAGATATTCCACGAGTAATAGTATAATAGGAGCGGAATTATCCAGATTGGTAGATAGAGGGAAATCGCAATTTATAGAATACGGCTCAAGCAATAATACAATATCTTGAACTTATTTTCATTGCCATCGATATTCTGGTTATATGAGATAATTTTTTCTTGACACAAACTTGACGGGGCGGTAATTTTATATTTGTGAATCAATTCACATTCATTATATTGGCATAACATAACTTTACGAGGCTATCTTGATATCAGAAAGCAGTAAGAGAAGAATTTCGGAATCAACCATCCATCGCTTGTCCCTTTATTATCGGTTGCTTTCGGTTCTGGAGAAGGAGAGCAAGGAGACGGTATCCTCGAAAGAGTTAGCCAAGCGGGAGAAACTGACTCCGGCTCAGGTTCGGAAAGACCTTTCGTTTTTTGGTTCGTTCGGGACACGCGGTCTGGGGTATCCGGTTTCGGAGTTGAAACGTCGTATCGGCGAGATACTCGGTTTGGACCGCCAATGGAATGTGGCACTTATCGGGGTGGGCAATATCGGCTCGGCGCTGGTGGGGTATAAGGAATTTCAGCGGCAGGGATTCAATATCAGGCTGATATTCGACAATGACCAGCGGAAGATTGGCTCCAATCACAAAGGGATTGTGGTGGCCGATATCAAGAACCTGGAGAAGGAACTTAGGGAGAACAAAATCGAGATAGTGGTGATAGCGGTGCCGGCGACGGTGGCGCAATATATTGTTGACGATGTAGTGAAAGCGGGGATAAAAGCGATACTGAATTTTGCGCCGGTGAATCTGAAAGTTCCGGAAGATGTTTTCTTGCGCAATGAGAATATGTCGATGGAGCTGGAGTATCTGTCGTTTGCGCTGGTGAACCTTTACAACGGCAGGGGAACAAACCGGTAGGAGATGATGTAATAAAGTTAAAGCCGCTCTAAGGGAATGGGGCGGCTGATTACCTCTTAAAGTGACACCTTGGGTTGGCGTCCCCGTCAAAGACGGGGACGCCTTTTTTTGTGGGATGGAGCGATTCTTAAATGGCAACCTTATAGTCCCGTCAGGAGAGACTCCTGACGGCGCGGGAAGAGGGAAAATAGATAGATTGAATTGCGTGATGGTTGAGAACAAGAGGCGTGCAAAGATGGAAGGAGAGGGTAAAGAGAAGATGTGAACGGGGTTGCTGATATCGGAAAGATTTTTTCATACTTGCTGTTACAGTCCTCATTGCTTATCCTTAACCTGTTGCCGAATAAGCGGATATTTTTCGCTGCCAGGGATTGGTATCGGCACGGTGGTCGCTTGATATATCCATGGATAGGAATATATAAAATGAAGATAAGTCTTCTGATTGCGAAAGTTGTCTTCCTCGTAATTGTCCCCATCTTTTCCGCTACATCCGGGGATTTAGCGGCGTCATTAAGAGCGAAGTTAAATTCGGCTCCTTCCGATTCGTTAGTAACGGTGGTGATTGCCTTCAAGAATGGCGAGACTCAAGGGGCGCTGAAAAAAGATTTGAATGCCGCCTTCAGGACTTTTGGCGAGCGATATCGTTTCGGACTGGAGAAACTGCAGAGAGCATCAAATGAGAAGCAGGGCAATCTGCTGGGGCGGCTTCGGTCGCTGGAGCAGAAGGGACAAGCCCGGAATATCAAGAGCCACTGGATTATCAATGTTTTAACGGCGGAGGTGGCGGTAAGCGAATTGGAGGCGCTGGCGTCACAAAGTGACGTTGCAGAAATCTTTGAATTGCCGCAGGTGAGTTTGATTGAGCCGGAAGATGGGGGAGCCGCTCCCTATACGGTCGGAGGGGTGGAGACAAATGTGACCGCCCTGAAAGCGGACTCGGCATGGAAGCTCGGTTTGACCGGCAAAGGGAGAATAATCTGCTCCTTTGATACCGGCATCCAGGGGACGCATCCGGCGCTTTATAAGAACTGGAAAGGGCATGACGGCGATTCCTCGGCGGCCTGGTTTGACCCGATCGGGCAGCAGAGTTTTCCGCATCCAATCGGCAGCGGCAATGCTTATGAGCATGGGACGCACACGATGGGGATAATGGTGGGGCATGATGATTCCACCGGTGATACGATAGGGGTGGCTCTGGAGGCGAAGTGGATATCGGCGGCGGTGATTGATATTGTAGGAGCCTCGATAATCGATGCTTTCGAATGGGCGGCGAACCCGGACGGCGACCCGAATACGATAAGCGATATTCCGGATGTGATAAATCACAGCTGGGGGATTTCGAATGTTTCGATAGGCTGCCATGAATATTTCTGGGAGATGATTGACAATACCGAAGCGCTAGGGATAGTCAATATTTTTGCGGCGGGAAATTTGGGTCCAAATCCATTGACGATAGTCAATCCGGCCAACCGGGTAATTGATTCGCTCGACTGTTTCGCCGTCGGGAATTTCAATCTTCAGGATGACATAATTATCAACAATTCGTCACGGGGACCGTCGGATTGTGACGGGATATCAATCAAGCCGAACGTAGTAGCGCCGGGGTACAATATAAGGTCATCGGTGCCGAATAATTATTACAAATATAGGACTGGGACTTCGATGGCGGCGCCGCATATTTCAGCAGCGGTGGCGATACTGCGTCAGTATGCGCCGAACGCAACAGCTGATGAAATCAAAGAGGCGCTGATAGAGAGTTGCCGTCCCATTCTGCACGAAGGGGTATCGCCTAATAATGTTTATGGATGGGGGTTTGTCGATATACCGCTGGCACTGGAAAAATTGACACCGCCCGATGCGCCGGTGGTGCGGGTCTATTCCTTAGTCGATGGGCAAATGAATCCGGGGGACACGGTGCGGGGAACAGTCTTCCTCAAAAATTATGGAATTGATGTAAGCCTGGTAACGGGCCGTGTGACTGTGGCGAGCCCAGGACTGGAACTATTGACACCGCTTCTTAATTTCGGAAGTATCAAACGGGATAGCATTTCCGCCAGCCAGGAGCAGTTGATAGCAGTGATAGCGGATACGGTGGTTCCGGGGACATTGCTCTCGTTGAATATGATGATTTATGGAAGTATGCCGCCGTACATAACAGCGGCTAAGATTTATCTTCAGGTCGGCGAGATACCGCGCGCCGGATACTATACTCATCAAAGTGATGTACTCCGGTTCACCATTTCCAATCTCGGTCAGTTTGGTTTTGCCGGCGGAAGTATGCTTCCGCTCGGATACAGCGGGTTCCGGTATGTCGATTTCAGCCGCAATGATATGTATGAAGGGGCGCTGATGATAGGAACCGATTCCGGACATGTATCCGATGGGGCGCGCAATATCGCCGAGGAGCCGGATAATGATTTTGCGGTGGCGCCGGGGGGAAGCCTGATTGTTACGTCGCCGGGAGCCAAAGCAGACCAGGAGACTTACTCGGTCTTTAATGACTCCAGAGCGGAATTCCCTCTGGGGCTGACCGTAAGCCAACGGACTTTGGGCTGGTTGACAGCGCCCGACAACAATTATGTCATTCTGGAATACAGGATAATAAACAGCACCGACACGGCGCTTCCACCATTATACCCGGGGCTCTATCTTGACTGGAATATATTTAACTATACCTACAATCGCGGCGGGTTTGATGAAGCGACCGAACTGGGGTATATGTACTATTATTTCAATGCGCCGTCACGTTTCCGCGGGGCGACCGTGATAAATCCTGAAGGGGCGACAGGGTTCAAGTTGCGACATAACCCGCCGGCATCGTCTTTGAATCCACTCTTCTATTCAGAAGGGGAAAAGTTTGCGAATTTGACGTCGTCGCCGTTGACTCATGACAGCAGCAGCGATTGGTCGATGGCACTATCGACCGG
Coding sequences within:
- a CDS encoding ferritin family protein, encoding MIDKTTDPQEAIRIAIQREQEAYDFYHEHARLFENEATREMFEFLAKEELKHKARLQEELDKNYLYEM
- a CDS encoding ferritin family protein is translated as MAPVNPDILQALTAGIQSEVATYVFYLEAARHARGADIRETLEQLAGEEKAHFQILERQYDSLVRSEKWISTADILKKEGLPEINEEMAAPHRELVAQVRKMNSRKEILQMALQLEIDSRDLFKGAASSTPAKEAQEIFQQLARFEEGHVKLINSLLAQS
- the alr gene encoding alanine racemase; the encoded protein is MRKKHLTWVEINARKLSGNISTIRKLAGKRLVAAAVKANGYGHGLELMVDLLRQEKIEYLAVHSREEAERARHRGWKRKILVVGYIPLADLEVVPELGLELTVYNIETVNRLGKLTEKAGKKAEIHLKVETGTNRQGVEPENIEKIIAAIRKSPHLHLKGVSTHFANIEDTTDHTYANYQLAEFNKIVTKINSLGLKPPLRHTACSAALLLFENTKFELVRPGIALYGHWPSKETYLSYRLAGGSNSILSPLLTWKTRVIQVKNVPADAFVGYGCTYRTTAPTRLAILPVGYFDGYDRGLSNLAYVLIKGKRAPVRGRICMNLMMADITDIEGVKLEEEAVLLGEDGKEKITAEQMAAWAGTVNYEILSRINGDIPRVIV
- a CDS encoding redox-sensing transcriptional repressor Rex, producing MISESSKRRISESTIHRLSLYYRLLSVLEKESKETVSSKELAKREKLTPAQVRKDLSFFGSFGTRGLGYPVSELKRRIGEILGLDRQWNVALIGVGNIGSALVGYKEFQRQGFNIRLIFDNDQRKIGSNHKGIVVADIKNLEKELRENKIEIVVIAVPATVAQYIVDDVVKAGIKAILNFAPVNLKVPEDVFLRNENMSMELEYLSFALVNLYNGRGTNR
- a CDS encoding S8 family serine peptidase is translated as MKISLLIAKVVFLVIVPIFSATSGDLAASLRAKLNSAPSDSLVTVVIAFKNGETQGALKKDLNAAFRTFGERYRFGLEKLQRASNEKQGNLLGRLRSLEQKGQARNIKSHWIINVLTAEVAVSELEALASQSDVAEIFELPQVSLIEPEDGGAAPYTVGGVETNVTALKADSAWKLGLTGKGRIICSFDTGIQGTHPALYKNWKGHDGDSSAAWFDPIGQQSFPHPIGSGNAYEHGTHTMGIMVGHDDSTGDTIGVALEAKWISAAVIDIVGASIIDAFEWAANPDGDPNTISDIPDVINHSWGISNVSIGCHEYFWEMIDNTEALGIVNIFAAGNLGPNPLTIVNPANRVIDSLDCFAVGNFNLQDDIIINNSSRGPSDCDGISIKPNVVAPGYNIRSSVPNNYYKYRTGTSMAAPHISAAVAILRQYAPNATADEIKEALIESCRPILHEGVSPNNVYGWGFVDIPLALEKLTPPDAPVVRVYSLVDGQMNPGDTVRGTVFLKNYGIDVSLVTGRVTVASPGLELLTPLLNFGSIKRDSISASQEQLIAVIADTVVPGTLLSLNMMIYGSMPPYITAAKIYLQVGEIPRAGYYTHQSDVLRFTISNLGQFGFAGGSMLPLGYSGFRYVDFSRNDMYEGALMIGTDSGHVSDGARNIAEEPDNDFAVAPGGSLIVTSPGAKADQETYSVFNDSRAEFPLGLTVSQRTLGWLTAPDNNYVILEYRIINSTDTALPPLYPGLYLDWNIFNYTYNRGGFDEATELGYMYYYFNAPSRFRGATVINPEGATGFKLRHNPPASSLNPLFYSEGEKFANLTSSPLTHDSSSDWSMALSTGPFALGAGDSCLAVFAVVAADNLNGLKETATRAKNRYFEATDYQPHAENLLPEQFELGQNYPNPFNPGTVISFALKSREKITLSVYNILGAKVARLVEDELAAGNYTVYWDATDDRGKPVASGVYFYQLRTPQGSQTRKMVMVK